One Chloroflexota bacterium DNA window includes the following coding sequences:
- a CDS encoding phosphatidylserine/phosphatidylglycerophosphate/cardiolipin synthase family protein, translated as MKILYTTSEIRKTVTDLFSDSTVRRVAVVAFVGEGAESFLPNPKGLELICWAKPGSTSADSLRDLKKRGAKISLADSMHMKVYWAEGRGAVITSANLSMNALGSGNLQEIGILVPSDSLNIDRVIRSVQPRTLEKEDLSWLDKQSREIEIAVRRTAKKSAQGSRINFQTWYELPDHREWKLGWWDAEGAIAQTAKNISKQRYGVAEPEEMLVCNATDYRTGDWLLTFGLVTDRPTEIEWRTVDFVTKVSPKDKKAYVRAYPYQAIQVWTLRYYPPPPFTLDSKFKLAFKKALSEYGAEAIKQLKTARIPKWITDRVYTLYTRV; from the coding sequence ATGAAGATTCTCTACACGACGAGCGAAATTCGGAAAACCGTAACGGATTTATTTTCAGACTCGACGGTTCGACGCGTTGCGGTCGTTGCATTTGTTGGCGAAGGAGCTGAGTCTTTCCTACCCAATCCAAAAGGATTAGAGCTTATTTGTTGGGCGAAACCTGGTTCTACAAGCGCGGACAGTTTGCGTGATCTTAAGAAACGAGGAGCCAAAATCTCCTTGGCGGACAGTATGCACATGAAAGTATACTGGGCCGAAGGCAGAGGAGCAGTGATTACCTCAGCCAATCTTTCAATGAATGCTCTGGGCTCTGGCAATCTGCAGGAAATTGGAATTCTTGTACCTTCCGATTCGCTGAATATTGACCGAGTCATACGTTCTGTCCAACCACGGACTTTGGAAAAGGAAGACTTATCCTGGCTTGACAAACAGAGTCGTGAAATCGAAATCGCAGTGCGAAGAACCGCTAAGAAATCGGCACAAGGCTCTCGAATCAATTTTCAGACCTGGTATGAATTACCCGACCACCGAGAGTGGAAACTGGGATGGTGGGATGCAGAAGGTGCAATAGCCCAGACTGCCAAGAACATTTCTAAACAAAGGTATGGAGTTGCAGAACCGGAGGAGATGCTTGTATGCAACGCAACTGACTATCGTACTGGCGATTGGCTGTTAACCTTTGGGTTGGTTACAGATCGACCAACAGAAATAGAATGGCGCACCGTTGATTTCGTCACCAAAGTTTCCCCAAAAGACAAGAAAGCTTACGTAAGAGCTTATCCATACCAAGCAATACAAGTTTGGACTTTGAGGTACTATCCACCCCCACCATTCACACTTGACAGCAAATTCAAATTGGCTTTCAAAAAAGCTTTATCTGAATACGGAGCTGAAGCGATCAAGCAACTGAAAACAGCGCGAATTCCCAAGTGGATAACGGATAGAGTATATACTCTTTACACACGCGTTTGA
- a CDS encoding glucose 1-dehydrogenase yields MRLQDKVCLVTGGAAGIGKATAERFIEEGAIVVIADVMEQVGRATAQALGTNAAFYKVNVANRQEVQSWVDDVFAKYGRIDVLVNNAGILRDNQLVKVKEGVLTGQMPEADFDLVISVNLKGVFNCAQAVAPYMIKQGGGVILNASSVVGLDGNFGQTNYVATKSAVIGMTKVWARELGRYNVRVNAVAPGFTATDIIKTMPDKVIEGMKARTPLGRMGQPRDIANAYLFLASDDASFITGEVLRVDGGIVVGT; encoded by the coding sequence ATGCGACTGCAAGACAAGGTGTGTTTAGTTACTGGCGGCGCGGCTGGGATTGGCAAGGCAACGGCGGAGCGGTTCATCGAGGAAGGCGCGATCGTTGTCATCGCCGATGTGATGGAACAAGTTGGACGAGCAACCGCGCAAGCACTTGGCACGAACGCGGCGTTTTACAAAGTGAATGTCGCGAATCGTCAAGAGGTGCAATCCTGGGTAGACGATGTGTTCGCCAAGTATGGTCGCATTGATGTCTTGGTCAACAACGCGGGCATTTTGCGCGATAATCAACTCGTCAAGGTGAAAGAGGGCGTACTCACCGGGCAAATGCCGGAAGCGGATTTCGATTTAGTGATTTCGGTGAACCTCAAGGGCGTGTTCAACTGCGCGCAAGCCGTCGCGCCGTACATGATCAAGCAGGGCGGCGGCGTGATCCTCAACGCGAGTTCGGTCGTCGGACTTGATGGCAACTTTGGGCAGACGAATTACGTCGCGACGAAATCGGCGGTGATTGGGATGACCAAGGTGTGGGCGCGCGAACTGGGTCGCTACAACGTGCGCGTGAATGCGGTTGCGCCCGGCTTTACCGCGACGGACATTATCAAGACGATGCCGGACAAGGTGATCGAGGGGATGAAAGCGCGCACGCCGCTCGGACGTATGGGACAGCCGCGCGACATTGCGAACGCGTACCTCTTCCTCGCCTCCGACGATGCGAGTTTCATCACCGGCGAAGTGTTGCGCGTGGATGGCGGGATTGTGGTGGGGACGTAG